The proteins below are encoded in one region of Ricinus communis isolate WT05 ecotype wild-type chromosome 6, ASM1957865v1, whole genome shotgun sequence:
- the LOC8262804 gene encoding diphosphomevalonate decarboxylase MVD2, peroxisomal, translated as MAERWVRMVTAQTPTNIAVIKYWGKRDETLILPVNDSISVTLDPAHLCTTTTVAVSPAFDQDRMWLNGKEISLSGGRYQNCLREIRARACDVEDKEKGIKIAKKDWEKLHVHIASFNNFPTAAGLASSAAGFACLVFALAKLMNAREDNSELSAIARQGSGSACRSLFGGFVKWIMGKVDDGSDSLAVQLVDEKHWDDLVIIIAVVSSRQKETSSTSGMRESVETSLLLQHRAKEVVPKRIIQMEEAINKRDFASFAQITCADSNQFHAVCLDTCPPIFYMNDTSHRIISCVEKWNRSEETPQVAYTFDAGPNAVLIAQNRKTAVQLLQKLLYYFPPNSDTDLNSYVLGDKSILKDAGIEEMKDVESLPAPPEIKDAPRFKGDVSYFICTRPGRGPVLLTDESQALLNPQTGLPK; from the exons ATGGCGGAGAGATGGGTGAGAATGGTGACTGCGCAGACGCCGACCAACATAGCGGTTATAAAGTACTGGGGGAAGAGAGATGAGACCTTGATTTTGCCTGTTAATGATAGCATAAGTGTTACTTTAGATCCTGCCCATCTCTGTACTACCACCACTGTTGCTGTTAGTCCTGCTTTTGACCAGGATCGGATGTGGCTCAATGGAAAG GAGATATCCCTTTCTGGAGGTAGGTATCAAAATTGTTTAAGGGAAATCCGTGCTCGGGCCTGTGATGTTgaggataaagaaaaaggtatcAAGATTGCAAAAAAGGATTGGGAGAAATTGCATGTGCATATAGCTTCATTTAACAATTTTCCTACTGCTGCTGGACTGGCGTCTTCAGCAGCCGGTTTTGCTTGTCTAG TTTTTGCCCTTGCAAAATTGATGAATGCTAGAGAAGACAATAGTGAGCTCTCTGCTATTGCAAg GCAAGGTTCAGGCAGTGCATGTCGCAGTTTGTTTGGTGGATTTGTGAAGTGGATCATGGGAAAA GTTGATGACGGAAGTGACAGCCTGGCTGTTCAACTTGTCGATGAGAAGCACTGGGATGATCTTGTTATTATCATTGCTGTG GTAAGTTCACGGCAGAAAGAAACTAGTAGCACCTCAGGAATGCGTGAAAGCGTTGAAACTAGCTTGCTTTTGCAACATAGAGCTAAG GAGGTTGTACCAAAACGCATCATACAAATGGAAGAGGCCATAAATAAGCGCGATTTTGCATCTTTTGCCCAAATAACCTGTGCTGATAGTAATCAGTTCCATGCTGTCTGCTTAGACACGTGTCCCCCAATTTTCTACATGAATGATACATCCCACAG GATAATCAGCTGTGTTGAGAAATGGAATCGTTCTGAAGAAACACCTCAG GTGGCTTATACCTTTGATGCTGGGCCTAATGCAGTTCTAATTgcacaaaatagaaagactgCTGTCCAGTTGTTGCAGAAGCTGCTTTATTATTTCCCACCAAATTCTGATACTGATTTAAACAg TTATGTTCTTGGTGATAAATCAATTCTGAAAGATGCTGGAATTGAAGAGATGAAGGATGTGGAATCATTGCCAGCACCTCCAGAAATTAAGGATGCCCCAAGATTCAAAGGGGACGTCAGTTATTTCATCTGCACAAGACCCGGCAGAGGTCCTGTTTTGCTCACTGATGAAAGTCAGGCTCTTCTCAACCCTCAAACTGGGCtgcctaaataa